From Halotia branconii CENA392, the proteins below share one genomic window:
- the scyA gene encoding scytonemin biosynthesis protein ScyA (ScyA, a thiamin diphosphate-dependent enzyme, performs an acyloin condensation during scytonemin biosythesis. It joins a molecule of indole-3-pyruvate to one of para-hydroxyphenylpyruvic acid.) translates to MSKKYTGSNSPLMVTEPHSKYVESALDESRQLDKSGKNEIQPFLPDGTDPTPSVADATAQMLAKLGVSSAFGVAGGAMASLWGALSNSSIEVLNFRHETGAAFAAVEAYFASDRPTVIFTTAGPGITNSLTGLFAARGEGAKVILVSACTSAPNRGRWAIQETSSYTLPSGGMFTSGALFNYAITIESAAQLPQIFRKLALALAQPGGFVAHLSIPTSVQTSLVEDISWPQLDIPRNAIAPNQQAIAKSVELLSAGRFAIWVGFGAREAAEEIRQLAEKTGAAVMSSPRAKGIFPEDHPQYIGVTGLGGHASVFTYMQEQPPLCTLVLGTRLGEPTSFWSPAMVPPRGFVHVDIDPEVPGVAYSHAETFAVRADIKTYLQELLKHWPENDSPSIETLPHPEHEVIPLDLDIDYPVRPEVLMAAIQKVIVEGSNAVVMAECGNSFTWSTHFLKFPQANRYRVSTGVGAMGHAVTGVLGAAQARNGKAVAIVGDGAMLMNNEISTAVKYKIPAIWIVLNDARYNMCHQGMKILGLTGADATMPVTNFAMIARGMGAEAIAVVRETDLEAALEQALAANVPFLIDVVIDPDRLAPSGGRNKSLAAQGVKSSPAKTPAKAVSFPSV, encoded by the coding sequence ATGAGTAAAAAGTATACTGGTTCAAATTCTCCTCTAATGGTTACTGAGCCACACAGCAAATATGTAGAATCTGCGTTAGATGAATCTCGTCAATTAGACAAGTCGGGAAAAAATGAGATTCAGCCTTTTTTACCTGACGGTACAGACCCAACGCCTTCAGTCGCCGATGCAACTGCCCAAATGTTAGCCAAATTGGGAGTAAGTAGCGCTTTTGGTGTGGCTGGGGGTGCGATGGCTAGTCTATGGGGCGCACTGTCAAATAGCTCTATAGAAGTATTGAACTTCCGCCATGAAACTGGGGCTGCCTTTGCAGCAGTTGAGGCATATTTTGCTAGCGATCGCCCTACAGTTATATTTACCACAGCCGGGCCGGGGATCACTAATTCTCTGACAGGTTTATTTGCTGCTCGTGGCGAAGGTGCAAAGGTAATTTTAGTCTCAGCTTGCACCTCAGCCCCAAATCGTGGGCGTTGGGCAATTCAAGAAACCAGCAGCTACACATTACCCAGTGGGGGAATGTTTACATCAGGAGCATTATTCAACTATGCAATCACGATTGAATCTGCTGCCCAACTACCGCAGATTTTCCGTAAACTGGCTTTAGCTTTAGCCCAACCAGGGGGATTTGTAGCTCATTTGAGCATTCCTACTAGTGTGCAGACAAGTTTAGTTGAGGATATATCTTGGCCTCAACTAGATATACCTCGTAATGCGATCGCACCGAATCAACAAGCGATCGCTAAATCTGTAGAATTATTATCGGCTGGCCGCTTTGCTATCTGGGTTGGTTTCGGGGCGCGGGAAGCAGCAGAAGAAATTCGCCAACTCGCCGAAAAAACTGGTGCAGCAGTCATGTCCTCACCCCGCGCCAAAGGTATTTTTCCTGAAGATCATCCTCAATATATAGGTGTCACAGGTTTAGGTGGTCATGCTTCTGTCTTTACCTACATGCAAGAACAACCACCACTTTGTACCCTCGTACTGGGAACCCGCCTTGGTGAACCGACTTCCTTTTGGAGTCCGGCGATGGTTCCCCCCAGAGGTTTCGTCCATGTAGATATAGACCCAGAAGTACCAGGAGTAGCTTATTCACACGCTGAAACTTTTGCAGTCCGGGCTGATATCAAAACCTATTTGCAGGAACTATTAAAGCATTGGCCAGAGAATGATTCGCCCTCTATAGAGACATTACCTCATCCAGAACACGAAGTAATTCCCTTAGATTTAGATATAGATTATCCCGTGCGGCCAGAAGTATTGATGGCAGCTATTCAAAAGGTAATTGTTGAAGGCAGTAATGCCGTAGTTATGGCAGAGTGCGGTAACTCCTTTACTTGGTCAACTCATTTTCTCAAATTCCCCCAAGCTAATCGCTACCGAGTTAGTACCGGAGTTGGCGCAATGGGTCACGCCGTCACAGGAGTATTAGGTGCAGCACAAGCACGCAACGGCAAAGCCGTAGCCATTGTCGGTGATGGTGCAATGCTCATGAATAACGAAATTAGCACAGCCGTCAAATACAAAATTCCTGCCATCTGGATTGTACTAAACGACGCTCGTTATAACATGTGCCATCAAGGCATGAAAATACTGGGATTAACAGGTGCGGATGCCACAATGCCAGTGACAAACTTTGCCATGATAGCACGCGGTATGGGAGCCGAGGCGATCGCAGTCGTCAGAGAAACAGATCTCGAAGCCGCATTAGAACAAGCATTAGCTGCAAATGTTCCCTTTTTAATCGACGTAGTAATTGATCCCGACAGACTTGCACCCTCTGGTGGACGCAACAAAAGTTTAGCAGCTCAAGGAGTTAAATCTAGTCCAGCCAAAACTCCAGCTAAAGCAGTCTCATTCCCATCAGTTTGA
- the scyB gene encoding tryptophan dehydrogenase ScyB has protein sequence MLLFETVREMGHEQVLFCHGKNPDIRAIIAIHSTTLGPAMGATRLFPYMNEEAALEDALRLSRGMTYKAACANIPAGGGKAVIIANPENKTDDLLRAYGRFVDSLNGRFITGQDVNITPDDVRTISQETNHVVGVFEKSGGPAPITAWGVFLGIKAAVKFRWQNENLQGMKVAVQGLGNVGKNLCRHLHEQGVKLYVSDVNSTKAKEIKNLFGATVVEPEEIYSLDVDIFSPCALGGTLNSHTIPFLQAPIIAGAANNQLGIEQLHSQMLTKKGILYTPDYVINAGGLINVYNEMIGYEEEKAFQQVQNIYDTLLAIFDIAKQQEITTNDAAKQLAEERINNGKYSKVKAIAA, from the coding sequence ATGCTGCTATTTGAAACCGTTAGAGAAATGGGTCACGAACAAGTTCTCTTTTGTCATGGAAAAAATCCAGACATTAGAGCAATAATCGCCATCCATAGCACGACCCTAGGCCCAGCAATGGGAGCAACCAGATTATTTCCTTACATGAACGAAGAAGCTGCCTTAGAAGATGCACTTCGTCTTAGTCGAGGAATGACCTACAAAGCTGCCTGTGCTAACATTCCCGCCGGTGGAGGAAAAGCAGTAATTATTGCTAACCCTGAAAACAAAACAGATGACTTGTTAAGAGCTTATGGACGTTTTGTAGACAGTCTTAACGGTCGTTTTATTACAGGACAAGATGTCAACATTACTCCTGACGACGTGCGGACAATTAGTCAAGAAACCAATCATGTTGTTGGCGTATTTGAAAAATCTGGTGGCCCTGCTCCCATCACAGCCTGGGGAGTATTTCTAGGTATTAAAGCCGCTGTCAAATTCCGTTGGCAAAACGAAAATCTACAAGGCATGAAAGTTGCAGTTCAAGGTTTAGGAAATGTTGGCAAAAACCTCTGCCGTCATTTGCATGAACAAGGCGTAAAGCTTTATGTCAGTGATGTTAATTCAACCAAAGCAAAAGAAATAAAAAACCTTTTTGGTGCAACGGTTGTAGAACCAGAAGAAATTTACTCTTTAGATGTAGATATTTTCTCACCTTGTGCTTTAGGTGGAACCCTTAATAGTCATACAATTCCTTTTTTGCAAGCTCCAATTATTGCTGGTGCAGCTAATAATCAATTAGGAATTGAGCAACTACATAGTCAAATGCTTACCAAAAAAGGAATTTTGTACACTCCTGACTATGTAATTAACGCTGGAGGATTAATTAATGTCTATAACGAAATGATTGGTTACGAAGAAGAAAAAGCCTTTCAGCAAGTGCAAAATATTTACGACACATTGTTAGCAATTTTTGATATTGCTAAACAACAAGAAATTACAACTAATGATGCTGCAAAACAATTAGCAGAAGAGCGCATCAACAACGGTAAGTACAGCAAAGTTAAGGCGATCGCAGCTTAA